In Lysobacter sp. FW306-1B-D06B, the sequence TCGACCGCGTCGCCGGCATCCACGCGCAGGTGCACGGCGTCACGCCCGACGGCCGCGCATACCGCGCCGACGATCCCGCGCTGCTGACCTGGGTGCATGTCACGGAGAGCTTCGGCTTCCTGGAAGGCTTCCGCCGCTATTCGCCGCTGGCGCTGCCCGTCGGAGCCGCCGATGCGTACTACGACGAAGTCCGCCGCATCGCCGAAGCGCTGGGCGCACGCGACGTGCCCGCTTCGGAAGCCCAGGTGCGCGATTACTTCGCCCAGGTGCAGGACGGGCTGGGATTCGACGAACGCTCGCGCGAAGTGCTCGACGTGCTCGCGCACATCCGTCTGCCGGTGCCGGCGGCGGGGCTGTCGCGTGAGCTGTTCCTCGGCGCGGGCGCGGCGCTGCTGCCGCACTGGGCAGTGCAGCGACTGTCGCTGGGCACGGCGCAACGCACCCGCGCCCGCGTCGCCGCAGGCACGTTGCGCGCGATCGCGCCGCTGTTCCGCATCGCGCTCAGCGACGGCGTCGCGCCGCGCGCGTGCCGTCGCGTGGACGTGGAGCCGGCGATCCTGGATCGCTGGCCCTGAGCCCGCTCAGCCGCCAGGTGGCGGCAGCACCACGATCCGCGTCGCCGTGCGCAGGCGGCCCTGCATGCGGAAGGCCAGGTCGACTTCGTCGCCGGCCTTGAGCTGGTCGAACCGCATCGGGCTGCCGTCCAGCGCGAAAACCTGCGTCTGCGCGTCGAAGCCG encodes:
- a CDS encoding oxygenase MpaB family protein, whose translation is MPPLRALAAQRIRHWVLSAFPRGQSGIDYDRPPGDPGLFGPDSVTWRVHADFPGMLAGGLCALMLQTLHPLALAGVYDHSNFRTDLVGRLRRTTNFVAGTTYASRPEAQKLIDRVAGIHAQVHGVTPDGRAYRADDPALLTWVHVTESFGFLEGFRRYSPLALPVGAADAYYDEVRRIAEALGARDVPASEAQVRDYFAQVQDGLGFDERSREVLDVLAHIRLPVPAAGLSRELFLGAGAALLPHWAVQRLSLGTAQRTRARVAAGTLRAIAPLFRIALSDGVAPRACRRVDVEPAILDRWP